One segment of Oscillatoria sp. FACHB-1407 DNA contains the following:
- a CDS encoding histidine kinase encodes MPAISYHIIVEGNPAIIYASRNGSPEKVLPTLNRFLEKFWQERDTSGETDDTPECLVAQIIVRFGFEICEDDFSNLRVGIHFNPNAQYLYVISGDRTLTTWVPEAAYKADPTLGLSACQPLNSNPIQIATPH; translated from the coding sequence ATGCCTGCCATCTCCTATCACATCATCGTCGAAGGGAATCCTGCCATTATCTATGCCAGTCGCAATGGTAGCCCCGAAAAAGTATTGCCTACCCTCAATCGATTTTTAGAGAAGTTTTGGCAAGAGCGCGATACCTCTGGTGAGACCGACGACACGCCGGAGTGCTTAGTGGCTCAGATCATTGTGCGATTTGGCTTTGAGATTTGCGAAGATGATTTCTCAAACCTGAGAGTAGGTATCCACTTCAACCCCAATGCCCAATATCTCTACGTGATTTCGGGCGATCGCACTCTCACCACCTGGGTTCCAGAGGCAGCCTACAAAGCTGATCCTACGCTGGGCTTAAGTGCCTGTCAGCCACTCAACTCTAACCCTATCCAGATAGCGACCCCCCACTAA
- the larB gene encoding nickel pincer cofactor biosynthesis protein LarB has protein sequence MTQPDTLRYLLNAVAQGEVSPDTALEKLKHFDFEPVGDFAKIDNHRSLRTGFPEVIWGPGKTPEQIIQIMGAMRERNPVVMATRITPEVYAQLQPRVRDLRYYDMARICAIAPYSLTPQHPGTITLLSAGTADLAVAEEAAVTAELSGFQVKRLWDVGVAGIHRLLNNRHLIQTADVLIVVAGMEGALPSVVAGLADCPVIAVPTSVGYGANFSGLAPLLTMLNSCAAGIGVVNIDNGFGAAVLAGQILRTANRLQSEIPVEGT, from the coding sequence GTGACTCAACCCGATACTCTCCGTTACTTACTCAATGCTGTGGCTCAGGGTGAAGTCAGCCCAGACACGGCTCTCGAAAAGCTCAAACACTTTGACTTTGAACCCGTTGGTGACTTCGCAAAAATCGACAACCATCGATCGCTGAGAACGGGCTTTCCAGAGGTGATCTGGGGTCCCGGTAAAACCCCTGAGCAAATCATTCAAATCATGGGGGCGATGCGAGAACGCAACCCAGTGGTGATGGCAACGCGGATTACCCCAGAGGTTTATGCCCAGCTTCAACCACGCGTGCGCGACCTGCGCTATTACGACATGGCACGCATCTGTGCGATCGCCCCCTATTCCCTCACGCCCCAGCATCCTGGCACGATTACCCTGCTTTCCGCAGGCACCGCTGATCTGGCGGTCGCAGAAGAAGCCGCAGTCACGGCTGAGTTATCTGGCTTTCAGGTCAAACGACTGTGGGATGTTGGTGTAGCCGGGATTCACCGCTTGCTCAACAATCGACACTTGATCCAAACAGCCGATGTGTTAATTGTCGTGGCAGGCATGGAGGGAGCCTTACCCAGTGTGGTTGCTGGACTGGCAGATTGCCCGGTGATTGCCGTTCCTACCAGTGTGGGTTATGGAGCAAACTTTAGTGGATTGGCACCCCTGCTGACGATGCTCAACTCCTGTGCTGCCGGGATTGGTGTTGTCAATATCGACAATGGCTTTGGGGCAGCGGTTCTGGCAGGACAAATCTTACGAACGGCAAATCGGCTCCAATCTGAGATCCCGGTTGAAGGAACCTGA
- a CDS encoding ABC transporter substrate-binding protein → MAKRLLLLGLMLVMAIALVSCRLSTVSGQGIRSQLVLTTLQDPKTFNPALNQEFPNVFMFTTRGLTAESGETGEVVPELAESWEFLGDRRLVFTLRSGLKWSDGTPLTAEDVVFTYRDVIFNEKIPIDDRDGFRVGEAGVLPEVRQLSDRQVEFVLPEPFAPIVRATAAGATGIGILPKHALQDAVKTLDSSGNPLFNSTWGTDTDPTKLVVNGPYQVEQYRPGERIVFRRNPHYWRRDSYGQPLPYVDRIVWQLSESTDTQLLQFRSGDLDVVGDVRPLRPEYFSLLKREEKRGKFQILIGGPWSGTTFISFNLNQAKNDKGQPFVDPIKSRWFNTLEFRQAIAHAIDRPRMITNLYRGISQPQDSPISVQSPYYLSPEQGLKTYDYDLDKARQLLLSAGFQYNAAGELLDAEGNRVRFTLNTNAGNELREAIGAQIKTDLSKIGVQVDFSPIAFQTLIGRLVNSRDWDCALIGFTGGVEPHSGANLWTSGGGFHLFNLGPQPGQPPITDWVVSDWERQIDQLFKAGARELDEAKRRDIYGDYQRIAQEQLPVIHLVHEIALVAVRDRVQGLKYSGLPTWGLWNIQEIRVENEG, encoded by the coding sequence ATGGCAAAACGCTTACTACTACTCGGTTTGATGCTGGTGATGGCGATCGCTCTCGTAAGCTGTCGCCTCTCAACCGTGAGTGGTCAGGGCATTCGATCGCAGTTGGTCTTGACCACACTTCAAGATCCCAAAACCTTTAATCCGGCGTTGAACCAGGAATTCCCAAATGTGTTCATGTTCACCACGAGGGGGCTAACCGCTGAGAGTGGAGAGACGGGAGAGGTTGTTCCAGAACTGGCGGAATCGTGGGAGTTTTTGGGCGATCGCCGTTTGGTGTTTACGCTGCGATCGGGGCTGAAATGGTCGGATGGGACGCCACTCACCGCTGAAGATGTGGTGTTTACCTACCGGGATGTGATCTTTAACGAGAAGATTCCCATCGACGATCGCGACGGTTTTCGCGTTGGAGAAGCGGGAGTGTTGCCAGAGGTGCGCCAACTCAGCGATCGCCAGGTTGAATTCGTCCTGCCCGAACCCTTTGCACCCATTGTTCGGGCAACAGCGGCGGGTGCCACTGGCATTGGTATTCTCCCCAAACATGCGCTTCAAGATGCAGTGAAAACGCTCGATTCCAGTGGCAATCCACTGTTTAACTCCACCTGGGGAACCGATACCGACCCTACAAAGCTTGTGGTGAACGGTCCCTATCAGGTCGAACAATATCGCCCTGGTGAACGCATTGTCTTTCGGCGCAACCCCCATTACTGGCGACGCGATAGCTATGGGCAACCCCTTCCCTATGTCGATCGCATTGTCTGGCAACTATCTGAGTCAACCGATACCCAGTTATTGCAGTTTCGTTCTGGCGATCTGGATGTCGTAGGGGATGTGCGCCCCCTCCGTCCTGAATACTTCTCGTTGCTCAAGCGGGAAGAGAAGCGGGGTAAGTTTCAGATTTTGATTGGTGGACCCTGGTCGGGCACGACGTTCATCAGCTTCAACCTGAATCAGGCTAAAAACGATAAGGGGCAACCCTTTGTCGATCCGATCAAGTCCCGCTGGTTCAATACCCTGGAGTTTCGGCAAGCGATCGCCCACGCCATCGATCGCCCCCGCATGATCACCAATCTCTATCGCGGTATTAGCCAACCCCAGGACTCGCCGATCTCGGTGCAAAGCCCCTATTACCTCTCCCCAGAACAGGGCTTAAAAACCTACGATTATGATCTGGATAAGGCACGTCAATTGCTGTTGTCTGCGGGATTTCAATACAACGCCGCTGGTGAATTGTTGGATGCTGAGGGAAATCGTGTCCGTTTTACCCTCAACACTAATGCGGGCAACGAGCTACGAGAGGCGATCGGGGCGCAGATCAAAACCGACTTGAGCAAAATCGGCGTCCAGGTAGACTTCAGCCCGATCGCTTTTCAAACCTTGATTGGTCGCCTGGTCAATTCTCGTGATTGGGATTGTGCCCTCATCGGTTTTACCGGCGGTGTGGAACCCCACTCTGGAGCAAATTTGTGGACGAGTGGCGGCGGATTTCATCTGTTTAATCTCGGCCCGCAACCGGGGCAACCTCCGATCACAGATTGGGTCGTCTCCGACTGGGAACGCCAGATCGACCAACTGTTTAAGGCTGGGGCACGCGAACTGGACGAAGCCAAACGCCGCGACATTTATGGTGATTACCAACGCATTGCCCAGGAGCAACTGCCCGTGATTCACCTGGTTCACGAGATTGCCCTAGTTGCCGTGCGCGATCGCGTCCAGGGATTGAAATACTCCGGTTTGCCTACCTGGGGCTTGTGGAACATTCAAGAGATTAGAGTAGAGAATGAAGGCTAA
- a CDS encoding ABC transporter substrate-binding protein, whose translation MFLLRRFILGLLVMAIALSGCSLDQFRTSAAQVPRIVVSSLSDPSTFNPVTNAGANDVLAYIYEGLLTTNGVTGDLEPGIAESWEISDDDLTITFTLREGLQWSDGEPLTIDDVLFSFNDVVFNPKIPSSVQDIMRVGEAGAFPQVRKLDDRRLEVRSPEPFAPLLRFAGGLEILPKHKLQETITSTDSEGNPRFLAVLGTDTPLDQVVVSGPYRIVSYLPSQRIILERNPYYWRRDAAGNPQPYIQQVVMQIIQEDAASLTQFRSGSLDVEGITPDYFRLLKREEERGNFTIYEGGPALTTSFITFNLNQATRNGRPLVDPVKSRWFNTLEFRQAVAHAIDRQTMINNIYQGLGQPQNSQMYVQSPFYLSPEEGLPVYDYNLDKARELLTSAGFKRNSAGQLTDAEGNRVRFTLITNAENPTRAALGAQIKRDLGELGMQVDFEPIAFNTLIRRADDTLDWEAMILGIGGAPFEPDGGKNTWSPDGRLHMFNQSPGQGQEPIEGRVVADWEREIYRLYVQAGQEFDPAKRKELYGEAQKIAQQNLPFIYLVNPLALVAVRNKIQGIKYSAAGGPIWNLYELQLVEGERIEG comes from the coding sequence ATGTTTCTGTTACGACGATTCATTCTCGGTTTACTGGTGATGGCGATCGCCCTGAGTGGGTGCAGCCTCGACCAATTTAGGACAAGTGCCGCGCAAGTGCCGCGCATTGTTGTTAGCTCGCTCAGTGACCCTTCGACCTTTAACCCTGTAACGAATGCAGGTGCCAATGATGTGTTGGCTTACATTTACGAGGGGTTGCTAACCACTAACGGGGTTACGGGCGATCTGGAGCCGGGAATTGCGGAATCGTGGGAAATTTCAGATGATGATCTCACCATCACGTTTACCTTGAGGGAAGGGTTGCAGTGGTCTGATGGGGAGCCTCTAACCATCGATGATGTGCTGTTTAGCTTTAACGATGTCGTCTTCAATCCCAAAATTCCCAGTAGCGTGCAGGACATCATGCGGGTTGGAGAAGCCGGAGCGTTTCCCCAGGTTCGTAAGCTGGACGATCGCCGATTAGAGGTGCGATCGCCCGAACCCTTTGCCCCACTATTACGCTTTGCGGGTGGGCTTGAGATTTTGCCAAAACACAAGCTGCAAGAGACGATTACCAGCACGGACTCGGAGGGCAATCCTCGTTTTCTAGCCGTGTTAGGAACCGATACCCCACTCGATCAGGTAGTTGTAAGTGGCCCTTACCGCATCGTTAGCTACTTGCCCAGCCAGCGAATTATCCTGGAACGCAATCCCTATTACTGGCGACGTGATGCAGCAGGCAATCCTCAGCCCTATATTCAGCAGGTGGTCATGCAGATCATTCAAGAAGATGCTGCATCGCTGACTCAATTTCGCTCAGGTTCGCTCGATGTAGAGGGCATTACCCCCGATTATTTCCGTCTGTTGAAGCGGGAGGAGGAACGGGGTAATTTCACCATTTACGAGGGGGGACCGGCGTTGACTACGTCGTTCATCACTTTTAACCTCAATCAGGCAACCCGCAATGGTAGACCCCTGGTTGATCCAGTGAAGTCCCGTTGGTTCAATACCCTGGAGTTTCGGCAGGCAGTTGCCCATGCGATCGATCGCCAAACCATGATCAACAACATCTATCAAGGATTGGGGCAGCCTCAAAACTCGCAGATGTATGTGCAAAGCCCCTTCTATTTGTCGCCCGAAGAGGGGTTGCCTGTGTATGACTACAATCTCGATAAGGCGAGAGAACTGCTCACCAGCGCAGGCTTTAAGCGCAACTCCGCCGGACAACTCACAGACGCTGAAGGGAATCGAGTCCGGTTTACCCTGATCACCAACGCTGAGAACCCAACCCGTGCGGCACTGGGCGCACAGATCAAACGAGATTTAGGCGAACTGGGAATGCAGGTTGATTTTGAACCGATCGCCTTTAATACCCTGATTCGTCGCGCCGATGACACACTTGATTGGGAGGCGATGATTCTGGGAATTGGGGGTGCGCCCTTTGAGCCGGATGGCGGCAAAAATACCTGGTCACCTGACGGACGCCTGCATATGTTCAACCAGTCTCCGGGACAGGGACAGGAGCCGATCGAGGGGCGAGTGGTTGCCGATTGGGAGCGAGAGATTTACCGCCTTTATGTGCAAGCGGGACAAGAGTTTGACCCTGCAAAACGCAAAGAACTCTATGGCGAAGCTCAAAAAATTGCTCAGCAAAATCTGCCGTTTATCTATCTGGTGAATCCGCTGGCACTTGTCGCAGTTCGCAATAAGATTCAAGGCATCAAGTACTCAGCGGCGGGGGGGCCCATCTGGAACCTGTACGAGCTGCAACTGGTAGAAGGGGAAAGGATAGAAGGATGA
- a CDS encoding ABC transporter substrate-binding protein, producing MRRRATWFGVIGALLIGVAIALTGCNPLLLRTEAAQVPRLLLSVVSDPKTFNYVLNSESPNVFGYIYEGLIVEDGVTGEIQPALAESWEISPDNKRIVVTLKPNLRWSDGEPLTVEDVVFTYNDLYFNEAIPSSIRDVLRIGEGGALPQVRQVGDRQVEFSVPEPFAPLLRNLGLAILPAHALRESVETKDSQGDPLFISTWTTGTDPREIIGNGAYVLASYQPSQRVVFERNPYYWRSDNQGNAQPYIDQVVWQIVESTDASLMQFRSGGLDVLSITPDLFALLKREEERGNFTLYEGGPAAGTNFIAFNLNQGRRNGKPLVDPIKSRWFNTLEFRQAVAHAIDRQRMVNNTFQGLAQLQNSPISVQSPYYLPPEEGLPVYDYDPERSRQLLVSAGFQYNTVGQLLDADGNLVRFTLITNAGNKVRESMGAQVKQDLAKIGIQVDFEPIAFNTLLNKLGNTVDWECYLLGFTGGIEPNSGANVWLPNGRSHRFNQAAQPGQPPIEGRVVSDWEQRIADLYIQGAKTLDETQRKAIYAESQRITQENLPFIYLVNPLSLAAVRDRLSPIKFSALNGPLWNIHELELEEE from the coding sequence ATGAGACGACGGGCAACGTGGTTTGGGGTAATTGGGGCGTTGTTGATTGGAGTGGCGATCGCCCTGACTGGGTGTAACCCACTGTTGTTGAGAACGGAAGCCGCTCAGGTGCCCCGCTTGCTCTTGAGCGTTGTCAGCGACCCCAAAACCTTCAACTATGTGCTCAACTCCGAATCGCCCAACGTGTTTGGCTACATCTACGAGGGCTTGATCGTGGAGGATGGGGTGACGGGTGAAATTCAGCCTGCGCTGGCGGAGTCGTGGGAGATCTCGCCGGATAACAAGCGGATTGTTGTCACCCTCAAACCCAATTTGCGCTGGTCAGATGGGGAACCGCTGACCGTCGAGGATGTGGTGTTTACCTACAACGATCTCTACTTCAATGAGGCGATTCCCAGTTCGATTCGGGATGTGCTGCGCATTGGAGAAGGGGGTGCGTTGCCGCAAGTGCGACAGGTGGGCGATCGTCAAGTTGAGTTCTCGGTTCCCGAACCCTTTGCTCCGCTCTTACGCAATTTGGGACTCGCGATTCTGCCTGCCCATGCCTTGCGTGAGTCGGTGGAAACCAAAGACAGCCAGGGTGATCCGTTGTTCATTTCCACCTGGACGACGGGCACTGACCCCAGAGAAATCATCGGGAACGGTGCCTATGTCTTAGCGAGTTATCAACCCAGTCAGCGGGTCGTCTTCGAGCGAAATCCTTATTACTGGCGAAGCGACAACCAGGGCAATGCCCAACCTTATATTGATCAGGTGGTTTGGCAAATTGTCGAGTCTACCGATGCGTCGCTAATGCAGTTTCGCTCCGGTGGGCTGGACGTGTTGAGCATCACACCCGACCTGTTTGCCCTGTTAAAGCGAGAGGAGGAACGGGGCAACTTTACCCTCTATGAAGGGGGGCCCGCCGCAGGCACTAATTTCATCGCCTTTAATCTCAATCAGGGTCGTCGTAATGGCAAACCTCTGGTTGACCCGATCAAATCACGCTGGTTCAACACGTTGGAATTTCGGCAGGCAGTGGCTCATGCCATCGATCGCCAACGCATGGTCAACAACACCTTTCAGGGATTGGCTCAACTGCAAAACTCGCCGATATCGGTGCAAAGTCCCTATTACCTGCCACCCGAAGAGGGCTTGCCCGTCTACGACTACGACCCGGAGCGATCGCGCCAACTCCTCGTCTCTGCTGGATTTCAGTACAACACCGTTGGGCAACTGCTGGATGCCGATGGCAATCTGGTTCGATTCACCCTGATCACCAACGCTGGAAACAAAGTGCGGGAGTCAATGGGAGCACAGGTCAAACAAGACCTGGCAAAAATCGGCATTCAAGTTGATTTTGAGCCGATCGCCTTCAACACCCTGCTGAACAAACTGGGCAATACCGTCGATTGGGAGTGTTATCTGCTGGGCTTTACCGGAGGCATTGAACCCAACTCTGGGGCAAATGTGTGGCTCCCCAATGGGCGATCGCACCGCTTTAACCAGGCAGCCCAACCCGGACAACCGCCAATTGAGGGACGTGTCGTCTCCGATTGGGAACAGCGTATTGCCGATCTCTACATTCAAGGAGCTAAAACCCTGGATGAAACTCAGCGCAAAGCCATTTATGCCGAAAGCCAGCGCATCACCCAGGAAAACCTGCCCTTTATCTATCTGGTGAATCCCCTGTCACTTGCTGCCGTGCGCGATCGCCTCAGTCCTATCAAATTCTCGGCTCTCAATGGACCACTCTGGAACATTCATGAGCTAGAGCTAGAGGAAGAATGA
- the queF gene encoding preQ(1) synthase, with the protein MSQSFLSENLTVEPSLESSTEVKYGERQIAEGQLITFPNPRIGRRYTIDISLPEFTCKCPFSGYPDFATIAIRYVPNEKVVELKAIKLYINSYRDRYISHEESVNQILDDFVAACDPLEVTIKGDFAPRGNVHTVIEVHHRKDEV; encoded by the coding sequence ATGAGTCAATCATTTTTATCTGAGAATTTGACAGTTGAGCCATCCCTTGAATCATCTACTGAAGTGAAATATGGTGAGCGCCAAATTGCCGAGGGTCAGTTAATCACATTTCCCAATCCCCGCATTGGGCGACGCTATACCATCGATATTTCGTTGCCCGAATTCACCTGTAAGTGCCCTTTTTCCGGTTATCCAGACTTCGCCACGATCGCCATCCGCTATGTCCCCAACGAAAAAGTGGTGGAGCTAAAAGCTATCAAGCTCTACATCAACAGCTATCGCGATCGCTACATCTCCCATGAGGAGTCGGTCAACCAGATTTTGGATGACTTTGTGGCAGCGTGCGACCCGCTAGAAGTGACGATTAAGGGCGATTTTGCTCCCCGTGGCAACGTGCATACCGTGATCGAAGTTCACCACCGGAAGGATGAGGTATGA
- a CDS encoding esterase/lipase family protein, which yields MSLPVVILPGYFADALPYREMEEGLRSLGLSAMTVPLKRGDWFPTVGGRSMLPILQQLDETVKRAMQEFGSDRVHLVGHSAGGWISRIYIGEVPYDVHPGDRGKTCLWKAHPQVATLITLGTPHISGERWTKRNLDFVKINYPGAFYPNVRYVCVAGKAIYGGKGWSNWFVRSSYQLTCGVGECWGDGITPISAAHLDGAENIVLDDVLHSPQPGKLWYGSLGAVKQWASHLKG from the coding sequence ATGTCTCTGCCAGTCGTCATCTTACCGGGTTATTTTGCGGATGCTCTGCCCTATCGCGAAATGGAAGAAGGGTTGCGATCGCTTGGTTTGTCGGCGATGACGGTGCCGCTAAAGCGGGGTGATTGGTTCCCGACGGTGGGGGGACGGTCGATGTTGCCGATTTTGCAGCAGTTAGATGAGACGGTGAAGCGGGCGATGCAGGAGTTTGGCAGCGATCGCGTCCATCTTGTGGGGCATTCGGCGGGCGGTTGGATCTCGCGCATCTACATCGGTGAAGTGCCTTATGATGTGCATCCGGGCGATCGCGGCAAGACCTGCCTCTGGAAAGCGCATCCTCAAGTGGCGACTTTAATAACTCTGGGAACACCCCACATCAGCGGCGAACGCTGGACAAAACGCAACCTCGATTTCGTCAAGATCAACTATCCTGGAGCCTTCTACCCAAACGTGCGCTACGTTTGTGTCGCGGGTAAGGCAATCTACGGCGGTAAAGGCTGGTCAAACTGGTTTGTTCGCAGCAGCTATCAACTCACCTGTGGTGTTGGTGAATGTTGGGGCGATGGCATTACACCCATTTCAGCCGCTCATCTCGATGGGGCGGAAAACATTGTGCTTGATGACGTGCTGCACTCCCCCCAACCCGGCAAACTCTGGTATGGCTCACTGGGGGCGGTGAAGCAGTGGGCAAGCCATTTGAAAGGATGA
- a CDS encoding alpha/beta fold hydrolase, whose protein sequence is MAPPFEIKNWTWRGYNIRYAVKGSGHPLILIHGFGAAIGHWRQNIPALAAAGYQVFALDLLGFGGSEKPPLDYSVDLWQELLKDFCAEHVQQPAVFVGNSIGALLSLMVLADYPELCAGGVLLNAAGGLNHRPEELNLPLRVIMGTFTKLVGSELLGPFIFNQVRQKHRIRRTLQQVYRDRTAITDELVEMLYEPSCDPGAQKVFASILTAPPGPSPTELLPRVNQPLLVLWGDADPWTPIAGAKVYQDLATQEPDRVQFKVIPNAGHCPHDECPQLVNRLIVEWLAERGDKDEG, encoded by the coding sequence ATCGCCCCTCCATTTGAGATTAAGAACTGGACGTGGCGTGGCTATAACATCCGGTATGCCGTCAAAGGTAGCGGACATCCCCTCATCCTGATTCACGGGTTCGGTGCGGCGATCGGGCACTGGCGGCAAAACATTCCGGCGTTGGCAGCGGCAGGCTATCAGGTGTTTGCCCTTGATCTGTTGGGGTTTGGTGGCTCTGAGAAGCCACCCCTCGACTACAGCGTAGATTTGTGGCAGGAATTGCTCAAAGATTTTTGTGCTGAGCATGTGCAACAGCCTGCGGTGTTTGTGGGTAACTCGATTGGGGCATTGCTGAGCTTGATGGTGTTGGCTGATTACCCAGAGCTATGTGCCGGGGGTGTGTTGTTGAATGCGGCAGGTGGGCTGAACCATCGTCCAGAGGAGTTGAACTTGCCCCTGCGCGTCATTATGGGCACTTTCACCAAACTGGTTGGTTCTGAGCTATTGGGACCTTTTATCTTTAACCAAGTGCGGCAAAAGCATCGGATTCGGCGCACATTGCAACAGGTCTATCGCGATCGCACTGCCATCACCGATGAGTTGGTGGAGATGCTCTACGAACCTTCCTGCGACCCCGGTGCTCAAAAGGTGTTTGCCTCCATTTTGACGGCTCCTCCTGGTCCCTCTCCGACGGAGTTGTTGCCGCGAGTTAACCAACCTCTGCTCGTTTTGTGGGGTGATGCTGACCCCTGGACGCCGATCGCCGGAGCCAAAGTTTATCAAGATCTCGCTACCCAAGAGCCGGATCGAGTGCAGTTCAAAGTGATTCCCAATGCCGGACATTGCCCCCACGACGAGTGTCCGCAATTAGTCAATCGGCTAATTGTCGAGTGGTTGGCAGAGAGAGGAGATAAGGATGAAGGATAA
- a CDS encoding histone deacetylase family protein, translating into MDLPLVYHPNYVAPLPPGHRFPMPKFRLLYEQLLADGVAHPGQFHTPELPPLEWIELVHMPEYVRDYCEGTLDARAQRRIGLPWSPALVQRTCIAVGGTILTAQLALEHGLACNTAGGTHHAFPTYGSGFCIFNDLAIAARVIQKLGLAQQILIVDLDVHQGDGTAFIFQDDPSVFTFSMHCEINFPGTKQTSDLDVPLPEGMEDDAYLQTLAAYLPDLLSQVHPDLILYDAGVDTHLGDRLGKLALTDTGLYRREMQVLSTCIAAGYPVACVIGGGYADDLNALVYRHSLLHRAASNVY; encoded by the coding sequence ATGGATTTACCGCTGGTCTATCACCCCAACTACGTTGCACCACTCCCACCGGGTCATCGCTTTCCGATGCCAAAATTTCGCCTCCTGTATGAGCAGTTGTTAGCGGATGGGGTGGCTCACCCTGGTCAGTTTCACACGCCAGAACTGCCACCCTTGGAGTGGATTGAGTTGGTACATATGCCAGAGTATGTTCGTGACTACTGCGAGGGCACGCTGGACGCCAGGGCACAGCGTCGAATTGGCTTACCGTGGAGTCCAGCTTTGGTGCAACGAACCTGTATCGCCGTTGGTGGAACCATCCTCACCGCACAACTGGCACTGGAGCATGGGTTAGCCTGCAACACGGCTGGGGGAACCCATCACGCCTTCCCCACTTATGGTTCCGGGTTTTGCATCTTCAACGACCTGGCGATCGCTGCTCGTGTGATTCAAAAGCTGGGTTTAGCTCAGCAAATCTTGATCGTGGATCTGGACGTCCATCAAGGCGACGGCACCGCTTTCATCTTTCAAGATGACCCCAGCGTATTTACCTTCTCCATGCACTGTGAAATCAACTTTCCGGGGACAAAGCAAACCAGTGATCTGGACGTGCCGCTGCCTGAAGGCATGGAGGACGACGCCTATCTGCAAACCCTGGCAGCCTACCTCCCCGATTTGCTGTCTCAGGTTCATCCCGATCTGATTCTCTATGATGCTGGGGTGGATACCCACTTGGGCGATCGCCTGGGCAAATTAGCACTCACCGACACCGGACTCTATCGCCGAGAGATGCAGGTTTTGAGTACATGCATTGCCGCTGGATATCCGGTTGCCTGTGTCATTGGCGGTGGCTACGCCGATGATTTGAATGCTCTGGTCTATCGCCATTCACTCTTACATCGAGCCGCCAGCAACGTCTATTGA
- a CDS encoding DUF2721 domain-containing protein codes for MSIEQTSQLLQLILNSVLMLTTCVVIWGVLTVRHIAIHHRLRGLNQEYFELLNHAVMLRGDRLHQIRNQLQQFRQRYQTIYLSLLTLYGAVLFLSISAFMIVLRSLLNWQWLITGSLLLFALGTGAMLVGIGLALLDFYRSRQTMVEEMSWVLGLGEDVMDLKLAKTPRTARSGTSSGAIVRKPTKTVEMVSSQR; via the coding sequence ATGAGCATTGAGCAAACCAGTCAACTCCTCCAGTTAATTCTGAACTCGGTTCTGATGCTGACGACCTGTGTGGTGATATGGGGAGTCCTCACGGTGCGACATATTGCTATTCACCATCGGTTGCGGGGCTTAAACCAAGAGTATTTTGAGTTGCTGAATCATGCGGTGATGTTAAGGGGCGATCGCCTCCACCAAATTCGCAACCAGTTACAACAATTTCGCCAACGCTACCAAACGATTTACCTTAGCTTGCTGACGCTCTATGGTGCCGTTCTTTTCCTGTCAATCAGTGCTTTTATGATCGTGCTGCGATCGCTCCTGAACTGGCAGTGGTTGATTACCGGGTCATTGCTGCTGTTTGCGTTGGGCACAGGGGCGATGTTAGTCGGGATTGGACTGGCATTGCTTGATTTCTATCGATCGCGCCAGACGATGGTCGAAGAGATGAGTTGGGTCTTGGGACTGGGCGAAGATGTGATGGATCTAAAACTTGCCAAAACTCCTAGAACCGCGCGGAGTGGTACTTCTAGTGGGGCGATCGTGCGGAAACCAACTAAGACTGTTGAGATGGTAAGCTCACAGCGATGA